DNA sequence from the Candidatus Planktophila sulfonica genome:
GACGGGCAATGACCGCACCTAAATGCAGCGGACGTTCGATTGTGTACTTACCTGACTTGTAACGGGCAATTCGTAGCGAACGTTCGACGCTATGTTCGCGTTCGCCTGCTTCACGAACATCGAGGTACTGACCTGCCATTAGTTCGATACGCATTTCATCGTGGATGCGAAGCGCTGCTGTAAGTGATTCATGTGAAAGACCACTGTTGTGAAGCATGTGATCTGACCAGACAAGTGCGAGATCTCCGAGCAATACAGCAGCTGCTTCGCCAAATTGTTCAGCAAGTCCTGCCATCGAACCTTGGCGATGAAGATTTTCAAAGTGGCGATGGATCGCTGGCTTTCCGCGACGCGTATCTGATCCATCCATCAAGTCATCATGAATAAGTGCGCATGCTTGCAAGAGTTCCAAGCTCGCCATTGCACGAATCTCAGTGCGGCTTGGAGTTGCCCCTGCTGCCATGAAACCTGCATAGGCAAAGAGAGGGCGAAGACGCTTGCCGCCTTCAAGAAGATAATCTTCGAGGGCATCACAGACCGGTACTAATTCAGATGCGATGCTGGTGAGATAGTCACGTTGTTCGGCGAGATAGTGAGTAAGTTCGCCTTTCACAGCATCGCGTACCTCTGATGCGCTCTTCATGACCTCTTTATCCACGGAGAAAAGGTACCCTGACGCCGTGGAGATGCGCAGTGTGAAGAGTGGCCTTACCTACTCATTCGAATTCTTCCCACCCAAAGATGTTGAAGGCGAAGAGCGCCTCTGGGCTGCGATGTCGCAGCTTGAATCCATCGCCCCTGATTTCATCTCTGTGACCTATGGCGCAGGTGGCTCAACCCGCGACCGCACCATTCGCATCACCTCAGAAATTACCGCTCGTACACATATCCCGACTGTTGCCCACCTAACTTGTGTGGGTTCTACTCGCGATGAGTTGGTAGATATCTTGAGTAAATATCGCGACGCTGGAATCAAAAGTATTTTGGCACTTCGCGGAGATCCAAC
Encoded proteins:
- a CDS encoding polyprenyl synthetase family protein yields the protein MKSASEVRDAVKGELTHYLAEQRDYLTSIASELVPVCDALEDYLLEGGKRLRPLFAYAGFMAAGATPSRTEIRAMASLELLQACALIHDDLMDGSDTRRGKPAIHRHFENLHRQGSMAGLAEQFGEAAAVLLGDLALVWSDHMLHNSGLSHESLTAALRIHDEMRIELMAGQYLDVREAGEREHSVERSLRIARYKSGKYTIERPLHLGAVIARPSATEHSELLNVLSAYGLPLGEAFQLRDDILGIFGDPETTGKPAGDDLREGKRTVLMAMTMEKATDAARAELSANLGKPDLSAEKIESLRALIMDTGAIADVEKLIDRLGEESVAAANSAAINENARPFLLALAETAIRRSY